In one Salipiger abyssi genomic region, the following are encoded:
- a CDS encoding alpha-D-ribose 1-methylphosphonate 5-triphosphate diphosphatase, whose amino-acid sequence MAMIFEGAEVVLPDSTARVSLRVENGHITGLDSTPDGANRIDARGLTLAPALVDVHGDAFERQLMPRPGVFFPLDMALMETDRQLAANGIATAYHALTLSWEPGLRSVDQATRILDRLAALEPRLAAENRLQLRWETFCFEARSLIARALSGALTPSVAFNDHTSMAMLDPAIPLQERPFDLVADYPSIDLTLMATAGKFEKRAARAGIDAAAYLRLLGEVWERRPQVAGAIAEVGGQARAVAAPMLSHDDTQIETRDFYRGHGARISEFPMNETVARAAREAGDWIVFGAPNAARGGSHLGSPGAADMAARGLCDILASDYYYPAMLAAVARMRAEGLAPLHALWKLVSANPAKASGLHDRGEIAPGKRADLVLLDWPEGSAPAPVLTLRAGRVAHAARGFGL is encoded by the coding sequence ATGGCCATGATTTTCGAAGGCGCCGAGGTTGTCCTGCCCGATAGCACCGCGCGCGTGTCGCTGCGTGTCGAGAACGGGCATATCACCGGGCTCGACAGTACTCCGGACGGCGCAAACCGCATCGACGCGCGCGGGCTGACACTGGCCCCCGCGCTGGTGGATGTGCATGGCGACGCTTTCGAGCGCCAGCTCATGCCGCGTCCGGGCGTGTTCTTTCCGCTCGACATGGCGCTGATGGAGACCGACCGGCAGCTTGCCGCCAACGGCATCGCCACCGCCTATCACGCGCTGACGCTCTCGTGGGAGCCCGGGCTGCGCTCGGTGGATCAGGCAACGCGCATCCTTGATCGGCTGGCGGCGCTGGAACCACGGCTGGCGGCGGAGAACCGGCTGCAACTGCGCTGGGAGACCTTCTGTTTCGAGGCGCGGTCGCTGATCGCGCGGGCCCTTTCGGGCGCGCTGACCCCCTCGGTGGCGTTCAACGATCACACCTCCATGGCGATGCTCGACCCGGCGATTCCCTTGCAGGAGCGGCCCTTCGACCTCGTGGCCGATTACCCGTCCATCGACCTCACGCTGATGGCCACCGCCGGAAAGTTCGAGAAACGCGCCGCGCGCGCCGGCATCGACGCCGCCGCCTATCTGCGGCTGCTGGGCGAGGTCTGGGAGCGGCGCCCGCAGGTGGCGGGCGCCATCGCCGAGGTCGGCGGCCAGGCGCGCGCGGTGGCGGCGCCGATGCTCAGCCATGACGACACCCAGATCGAGACCCGCGATTTCTATCGCGGCCATGGCGCGCGGATCAGCGAATTTCCAATGAACGAGACCGTTGCGCGGGCGGCGCGCGAGGCCGGCGACTGGATCGTCTTCGGCGCGCCCAACGCGGCGCGCGGCGGCAGCCATCTCGGCTCGCCCGGCGCCGCCGACATGGCCGCGCGCGGGCTCTGCGATATCCTCGCCTCCGATTACTACTACCCCGCGATGCTCGCCGCCGTGGCGCGGATGCGCGCCGAGGGCCTGGCACCGCTGCACGCGCTGTGGAAGCTGGTCAGTGCTAACCCGGCAAAGGCCTCCGGGCTGCACGACCGGGGCGAGATCGCGCCGGGCAAGCGCGCCGATCTGGTGCTGCTCGACTGGCCCGAGGGCAGCGCGCCGGCGCCGGTTCTGACGCTCCGGGCCGGGCGCGTGGCGCATGCGGCGCGGGGCTTCGGGCTGTGA